Below is a genomic region from Bacillota bacterium.
GAGGCGCCACCGGAGACGGGGGGCTGGCAGTCGGCCGAGGTGCAGCTGCGGGCGCACGCGCCCGCCCGGCCGGCCCGCTACCGGCTCGAGCAAGGCGACCCGCGGCGGCTGGAGGTGGAGCTGGAGGAGCCGCTGCGCGCGATCACCCCCGGCCAGTCGGCCGTCCTCTACCGGGGTGAGGAGGTGCTGGCCGGCGGGCCGGTGCGCGAGGTCCTGGAGTAGCGCGCCGCGCCCGGAGCCCCGCCCGGACCGGTGGCGCGTATAAGCGCCCCCGCCCGCGCGAAAACTTTTCCAGGCGATTTCCGCGGAGCGGGGAGGTGGAGGATGCAGACGGCCACCTGGACGGGGGTGGTGGGCCTGCCGCTCATCGACCGCAAGAGCGGTCGCAGGCTCGGGGTGGTGGAAGACTTCCTGGTCAGCGCGCCCGACGGCCACGTGATGGGGTTGCTCCTGGACGGCCGGGACCGCGCCGGCCGCCAGCGGGTCTTCCCCTTCGAGGCCGTGGCCGGCATCGGCTCGGGCGCGGTGCTGACCGAGCAGGCCGAGGCTCTCCTGCCGGTGCCCGACGGGCGCCGGTTGAACGAACTCCTGGCGCGCCACCGCCGCCTGGTGGGCAAGCCGGTCATCGACGAGCGGGGCGAGGCGCTGGGAAGCGTGGTGGACGTCGCCTTCGACGCCGCCAGCGGCCGCGTGACGGCCATCGGCGTGGCCGACGGGCTCTGGCGTGAGCTGCGGGAGGGGCCGCGCTGGCTGCCGGCCGGCGAGGGCAGCGTCTGGGGCGAGGACGCCGTCATCCTGCGCGCTCCCGCCGGCCCGCGCGCGGCGGAGGCCGGCCGGAGCGGCTACGAGGAGGGTGGAGCGAGAGGATGAGCTGCCCGCACTGCGGCAGTCACAAGGTGGGCAAGGTGGACCACCGGCACTACTTCTGCTGGGAGTGCTACGTCGAGTTCGTCCAGAGGGGCGGGCGCTGGCTCCTCTACCGCATCGACGCCGAAGGCGGGCTGGAGCCGCTGGAGCCCGTCGAGGCGGTGCCCGAGCGCCGCTAGGGCGGCCGTGGGGGAAAGGGTGACATGGCGCCGAGCGGGCTGGGCCGCCGCCGTCCTGGCGGCGGCCCTCCTTCTCTGGCGGCTGCGCCACGCCCTTCTGCCCTTCCTCCTGGGCGCGGCCCTGGCCTACCTCCTGGAGCCTCCGGTGGCGAGCCTGGAGCGGCGGGGGCTGGGGCGCGGCTGGGCGGTCCTGCTTCTCCTCGCCCTGGGGGGCTTGGCGCTGGCTGCGCTGGCGGCGGCGGCCGCGCCGCTCCTGGGGCCGGAGCTGGCCGACCTCTCGCGCCGGCTGCCCGGCGCGCTCCACCGCCTGGAGGCCGTGGCGGCGGGCGCCGAACGCGCGCTGGCGGGCGCGGGCGTGCCGGCCGCGCTCCTCGCCTGGGGCCGGCGCCTCCTGGAGCGCGCGGGCCTCCAGCTGGAGCGCGGCCTCACCCGCGGGCTGAGCGACTGGGGCACCCTGGGCGAGTGGCTGGGCTCGCTCCTCCTCAGCCCGGTGGTCGCCTTCTACCTGGTACTGGAGTGGCCCCGCTGGCGCGAGCAGATCTGGCGCGCCCTGCCCGCCGCCTACCGCCCCGTCGCCGAGCGGCTGGCGCGGGCGGCGGACCGGGTGCTGGGCGGCTACCTGCGCGGCGAGGTCGGGCTCTCGCTGGTGGTGGGGACGGCCACGGGCCTGGCGCTGGCGCTGGTGGGGACGCCCTTCGCGGTGCTGCTGGGCCTTCTCACCGCGCTGGGCGAGCTGATCCCCTACTTCGGGCCGCTCCTGGCGCTCCTGCCGGCGGTGGCGGCCGGCTTCCTCCGCTCCACGCGGACCGGCCTCTTGACGCTCGCGGCCTGGGCGGTCGTCCAGCAGCTGGAGTCGGGCGTGCTGGCGCCGCGCCTCCTGGGCGACGGGCTCGGCCTCCACCCGCTGGCGGTCATCCTGGCGCTCCTGGTGGGTGAGTCGCTGGGCGGCGCCCTGGGGATCTTTCTGGCCGTGCCGCTCTTCGCCCTGGCCCGCGCCCTGCTGCCGGAGCTGCTCCGCCTGGGGGGTGCGCAGGGGCCGCGTTGACCGGCCGCGCGGCGGATCTCTAGTATTGGGGATACAGGCCGAGGCCTTTCGACCCCGTCCAATCCGTCGGCAGCCTGGCCGGGCCGCGGGCGCGCGGCCGGCCGGGGGGGAGGAGAGGCATGCGATCGCTCAGCTCGTCCGAGATCCGGAGCCGCTTCCTGGGGTACTTCGAGCGGCAGGGGCACACGGTGGTGCCCAGCTCGCCGCTGGTTCCGCAGAACGACCCCACGCTCCTCTTCACCAACGCCGGCATGGTCCAGTTCAAGGACGTCTTCCTGGGCAACGCGCGGCTGCCCTTCCGGCGGGCGACGACGGCGCAGAAGTGCATGCGCGCCGGCGGGAAGCACAACGACCTGGAGAACGTGGGCCGCACGCCGCGGCACCACACCTTCTTCGAGATGCTGGGCAACTTCTCGTTCGGCGACTACTTCAAGGCCGAGGCCATCCGCTTCGCCTGGGAGTTCCTCACCCGCGAGCTGGAGCTGGACCCGGAGCGGCTCTGGGTGACCGTCTACCGCGACGACGACGAGGCCGAGCAGCTCTGGCGCTCCGTCGCGGGCGTGCCGGCGGAGCGGATCGTCCGCCTGGGCGAGAAGGACAACTTCTGGGCCATGGGCGATACCGGCCCCTGCGGGCCGTGCAGCGAGATCATCTACGACCGCGGCGAGGAGCACCGCTGCGGGGCGCCCGCCTGCGGCGTCGGCCTCTGCGATTGCGACCGCTGGCTGGAGATCTGGAACCTGGTCTTCATGCAGTACGACCGCGACGAGGCGGGCGTGCTCCATCCGCTCCCCAAGCCCAGCATCGACACCGGCATGGGCCTGGAGCGCATCGCCTCGGTGCTGCAGCAGGTCGACTCCAACTTCGACACCGACCTCTTCCATCCCATCATCCGGCGCATCGAGGAGCTCTCGGGGCGGCGTTACGACCGCGGCGTTGGCGGCTTCCCCTTCCGCGTCATCGCCGACCACGCGCGGGCGGGCGCCTTCCTCATCGCCGACGGCGTCCTCCCCTCCAACGAGGGCCGCGGCTACGTCCTGCGCCGCATCCTCCGCCGCGCCGCCCGCTTCGGGCGCGTGCTCGGCCTGGAGCGGCCCTTCCTGGCGGAGGTGGCGGGGACGGTGGTGGCGCTGATGGGCGACGCCTATCCCGAGCTGCGGGAGCGCGAGGGCTTCGTGCGCGAGGTGATCCGGCGCGAGGAGGAGCGTTTTCTGCAGACGCTGGAGCAGGGGGTGCGGGCCTTCGCCGAGCTGGCCGAGCGCTGCCGCGCGGAGGGCCGGGCGGAGCTGCGCGGCGAGGAGGCCTTCCTTCTTTACGACACCTACGGCTTCCCGCTGGACCTGATGCAGGACATGGCCGAGGAAGCGGGCCTCGGCCTCGACCTGGCCGGCTTCCAGGCGGCGCTGGAGCGCCAGCGGGAGCGGGCGCGGGCGGACCGGGCGGCGCGCGGGCTGCGCGCGGGCGACGCGGTGGCGCAGCTGGTGGCCGACCTGCCGGCCACGCGCTTCCTGGGCTACGAGGGGACGGAGGCGCGCGCCCGCGTCCTGGCCGTGGTCGTCGCCGGCGAGGCGCCCGAGCGCGTGGAGGAGGCCGAGGAGGGGAGCGAGGTGCGCGTCGTCCTCGACCAGAGCCCCTTCTACGCCGAGGGCGGCGGCCAGGTGGGCGACACCGGCTGGCTCCTCTCGGACGAGGCGCGCGTCCGCGTCACCGACACCCAGGAGGTCGGCCGCGGCGTCCACCTCCACTTCGGCCGCGTGGAGGCGGGGACGCTCCGTGCCGGCGCCGAGCTGGAGGCGCGCGTCGACGCCCAGCGCCGGCGCGCCATCATGCGCAACCACAGCGCCACCCACCTCCTGCACAAGGCGCTGAAGGAGATCCTGGGCGAGGAGGCGACGCAGGCGGGCTCGCTGGTGGCGCCCGACCGGCTCCGCTTCGACTTCACCCACGAGGGGCCGCTGGACGAGGAGACGCTCCGCCGGGTGGAGGAGCGCGTCAACGAGCGCATCCTGGACGCGCTGCCGGCCAGCGTCCAGGTGCTGCCGCTGGAGGAGGCGCGCAAGACCGGCGCCATCGCGCTCTTCGGCGAGAAGTACGGCGAGCGGGTGCGCGTGGTGGCCATGGGCGACTACTCGCGCGAGCTCTGCGGCGGCACCCACGTCCACAACACGGCCGAGATCGGCTCCTTCAAGATCGTCAGCGAGTCCAGCATCGGCGCCGGCCTGCGCCGCATCGAGGCGGTGACCGGGACGGGCGTGGTCGAGTACGCGCGCCTCCAGGAGCGCCGCCTGCGCGAGACGGCGGAGCTCCTGCGCGCGCCGGAGGAAGAGGTGCCCGCGCGCGTGGCGGCGCTGGCCGAGGAGCTGCGCGGCACCCAGCGCCGGCTGCGCGAGCTGGAGGAGAAGCTGGTGCGCATTGCCGCCGAGCGGCTGCTGGCGCAGGCGGAGACGGTGGCCGGCGTGCGGGTGGTGCGCGGCGAGCTGGAGGGCGCGGGGCCGGAGGAGCTCCGCCAGGCCTCCGACTGGCTGCGCCAGCGGCTCGGCTCGGGCGTCGTCCTCCTGGCCGCCCGCTCGGACGGGAAGGTTCAGTTCGTGGCGGCGGTCACGGCCGACCTGGTGGCGCGGGGCTTCCACGCCGGGCGCATCGTCGGTGCGGCCGCGCGCGTGGCGGGCGGCGGCGGCGGCGGCCGGCCGGAGCTGGCGCAGGCCGGCGGACGGCGGCCGGAGCTCCTGGAGCGGGCGCTGGCGGCGGGCGTCGACGCGCTGCGGGAGATGGCGGGGTAGACCGTGGCCCGCTTCCGCGCCGGCCCCGCGCGCAACGTGAAGAAGCGGCACCACGTGGTTCCGGGCCTGGAGGCGCTGGTCGACCGCATCGGCGCGGCGCCCGGCGTGGAGGCGGTCATCCCGGGACGCATCCGACCACTGCCGCGCGGGGTGCCCCCCAGCGTCACCTTCCAGTACCGGACGGAGAGCGGCTTCAAGCTCCTGGGCCGGGCGGGCGGCGCGGTCCAGGAGATCTTCGTGGTCAGCGCGGAGCCGGACGAGGCGCTCCGCCGCTGCGTGGAGGCCGGGCTGGTGGAGCCGCTGCGGGGTGGGCGCGATGATCCCGGTCGGTGACGACGTCCGCTCGCGCCGCTTCCCCTGGGTGACGCTCCTGCTGGTGGCGGCCAACATCCTCATCTTTCTCCACGAGCTGGGCATGACGCCCGACCAGCTCGACCTCTTCTACTCGCGCTGGGGGTTGATCCCGGCGCGGGTGGTGGCCAGCTGGACGACGCGGGGGCCGCTGGCGCCCTCCAGCTGGGAGCCACTCCTGACCGCCATCTTCCTCCACGGCTCCTGGCTGCACGTCATCGGCAACATGATCTTTCTCTGGATCTTCGGCGACAACGTGGAAGACCTGATGGGTCACGCGCGCTACCTGCTCTTCTACCTGCTGACGGGCGTCATCGGCAACGGCGTGCAGACCTTCTTCTACCCGGCCTCGACGGTGGTCG
It encodes:
- a CDS encoding PRC-barrel domain-containing protein, whose translation is MQTATWTGVVGLPLIDRKSGRRLGVVEDFLVSAPDGHVMGLLLDGRDRAGRQRVFPFEAVAGIGSGAVLTEQAEALLPVPDGRRLNELLARHRRLVGKPVIDERGEALGSVVDVAFDAASGRVTAIGVADGLWRELREGPRWLPAGEGSVWGEDAVILRAPAGPRAAEAGRSGYEEGGARG
- the alaS gene encoding alanine--tRNA ligase, yielding MRSLSSSEIRSRFLGYFERQGHTVVPSSPLVPQNDPTLLFTNAGMVQFKDVFLGNARLPFRRATTAQKCMRAGGKHNDLENVGRTPRHHTFFEMLGNFSFGDYFKAEAIRFAWEFLTRELELDPERLWVTVYRDDDEAEQLWRSVAGVPAERIVRLGEKDNFWAMGDTGPCGPCSEIIYDRGEEHRCGAPACGVGLCDCDRWLEIWNLVFMQYDRDEAGVLHPLPKPSIDTGMGLERIASVLQQVDSNFDTDLFHPIIRRIEELSGRRYDRGVGGFPFRVIADHARAGAFLIADGVLPSNEGRGYVLRRILRRAARFGRVLGLERPFLAEVAGTVVALMGDAYPELREREGFVREVIRREEERFLQTLEQGVRAFAELAERCRAEGRAELRGEEAFLLYDTYGFPLDLMQDMAEEAGLGLDLAGFQAALERQRERARADRAARGLRAGDAVAQLVADLPATRFLGYEGTEARARVLAVVVAGEAPERVEEAEEGSEVRVVLDQSPFYAEGGGQVGDTGWLLSDEARVRVTDTQEVGRGVHLHFGRVEAGTLRAGAELEARVDAQRRRAIMRNHSATHLLHKALKEILGEEATQAGSLVAPDRLRFDFTHEGPLDEETLRRVEERVNERILDALPASVQVLPLEEARKTGAIALFGEKYGERVRVVAMGDYSRELCGGTHVHNTAEIGSFKIVSESSIGAGLRRIEAVTGTGVVEYARLQERRLRETAELLRAPEEEVPARVAALAEELRGTQRRLRELEEKLVRIAAERLLAQAETVAGVRVVRGELEGAGPEELRQASDWLRQRLGSGVVLLAARSDGKVQFVAAVTADLVARGFHAGRIVGAAARVAGGGGGGRPELAQAGGRRPELLERALAAGVDALREMAG
- a CDS encoding DUF2103 domain-containing protein codes for the protein MARFRAGPARNVKKRHHVVPGLEALVDRIGAAPGVEAVIPGRIRPLPRGVPPSVTFQYRTESGFKLLGRAGGAVQEIFVVSAEPDEALRRCVEAGLVEPLRGGRDDPGR
- a CDS encoding rhomboid family intramembrane serine protease; translation: MIPVGDDVRSRRFPWVTLLLVAANILIFLHELGMTPDQLDLFYSRWGLIPARVVASWTTRGPLAPSSWEPLLTAIFLHGSWLHVIGNMIFLWIFGDNVEDLMGHARYLLFYLLTGVIGNGVQTFFYPASTVVVIGASGAIAGVLGAYLVKYPWARVTTVIPLGFFIVPLHIPAAVFLVFWFAVQFLSGAASLGVEYASGGVAYWVHVGGFLAGAALVSLFQTERTAPYTRR
- a CDS encoding AI-2E family transporter yields the protein MTWRRAGWAAAVLAAALLLWRLRHALLPFLLGAALAYLLEPPVASLERRGLGRGWAVLLLLALGGLALAALAAAAAPLLGPELADLSRRLPGALHRLEAVAAGAERALAGAGVPAALLAWGRRLLERAGLQLERGLTRGLSDWGTLGEWLGSLLLSPVVAFYLVLEWPRWREQIWRALPAAYRPVAERLARAADRVLGGYLRGEVGLSLVVGTATGLALALVGTPFAVLLGLLTALGELIPYFGPLLALLPAVAAGFLRSTRTGLLTLAAWAVVQQLESGVLAPRLLGDGLGLHPLAVILALLVGESLGGALGIFLAVPLFALARALLPELLRLGGAQGPR